From a single Okeanomitos corallinicola TIOX110 genomic region:
- a CDS encoding amino acid adenylation domain-containing protein has translation MTQNQQVISLIQRLQNLGCRIWAEDDKLRIRTSKNALSAELKQELQNNKAEILAFLKTAKTQALTTEEIPVLSADAPKPLSFAQQRLWILSQLQGASTTYNMPMALQLDGDLNIDALHSSFAYLLNRHECLRMYFPTVDGDPKIAIYKLTEIEVLNIKNVHIQINIQNLIDTHGQELFDLNTGPLFTAKLLQISDRQFTLLMNMHHIISDGWSMGVFMRELWQAYTAFNQGQTPNLPPLPIQYSDYAAWQRNWLQGEVLDRQINYWQNQLNDAPPLLELPTDYPRPAEQSYHGDRYTFSLSSELSTSVKTFSQQQGVSLYMTLLATLSILLARYSRQNDLCIGSPIANRTHAQTEGLIGFFVNTLVMRNQINWQQSFIDLLQQTRQTCLDAYAHQDIPFEVLVEKLQPERSMSYNPLFQVMFALENNESPEVNLPGLKMEILGVKGAISKFDLSLLVMEENNQLTCSWEYATDLFARVTIQNIAEQFAVLLQGILDNSNQPIYTFPLMTATQLLQLQRWNQTQTEYPQNKTLVDLFAQQVEKHPNNLAVVFESQSLTYQQLNEKSNQLANYLIDNYQIQADTLIGISVERSLEMIIGVLGILKAGAAYVPIDPNYPQERINFMLADSGISVLLTQSFLLDKLPLLDNSIEVFCLDDSSRKDAKTQRETRKNQVKLNNLAYVIYTSGSTGKPKGVMIEHQAIVNLALAWTETFKIQNHSRLLQFGSFSFDLSIGEISTALVSGACLYLGTKETLLPGHSLVEFLTTHKITHSFLSPSALSVLPKVSFPDLKCITVGGEVCSNELVSKWGTEQSLYNCYGPTESTVIAALYLCQPNDKKPAIGKPISNTHIYILDANNQLLPPGIPGELCIAGAGLARGYLNRPEITAEKFITVELFGKTERIYKTGDLAKWNHEGNLEYLGRIDDLIKLRGFRIEIGEIEAVLLQHHLVQEVIVTLHKTDNNQSLIAYVIGNNHNLSTDFKNNLKNYLKSRLPDYMIPAQIILLKQLPLTPNGKIDRKNLPTPNIRLASLYTAPGNEIEQKLAQLWSAVLEQERIGIYDNFFDLGGHSLLAVKLINLIQQEFSKKLSLGSLFQNPTISQLAEQINNNESTISENSHPDLLTLQPQGNATPIFCLPGANAHGFYFQDLAFNLGEHPVYSLETPGRDGMSAIPNSVENHASQLIEVLHQQQTKSPYILVGYSSGCAVALEMAYQLEQQGEKVGLLAILDAGLVSHPQYLIDRQEIDWIWQLLQRIEALKGVNLGLKYADLAAQIDDQSRWDLAAEFLYKHQVLPEHSSLSLLKINMQVMKNLTQNYANYQPKYQISAPIVLFRAEENHEIVLQELRAISNYDLPDWGWQAYTQKPIQVISVPGNHGRMLYEPNIKILSTQLMMMIS, from the coding sequence ATGACTCAAAATCAACAAGTAATTTCTTTAATACAGCGTTTACAAAATCTAGGTTGTCGCATTTGGGCAGAAGATGATAAATTACGAATTCGTACTAGCAAAAACGCTCTGTCTGCTGAACTAAAACAGGAACTTCAAAACAATAAAGCAGAGATTCTGGCTTTTTTAAAAACTGCTAAAACTCAAGCTCTTACTACAGAAGAAATTCCGGTTTTAAGTGCTGATGCTCCTAAACCACTTTCTTTTGCTCAACAACGGCTGTGGATATTATCACAACTCCAGGGAGCATCAACTACTTATAATATGCCGATGGCTTTACAATTAGATGGAGACTTAAATATTGATGCTCTACATTCTAGTTTTGCCTATTTATTAAATCGTCATGAATGTTTGAGGATGTATTTTCCTACAGTTGATGGGGATCCCAAAATTGCTATTTATAAGTTAACAGAAATTGAAGTTTTAAATATCAAAAATGTTCATATTCAAATCAATATTCAAAATTTAATTGATACTCATGGACAAGAATTATTTGATTTAAATACTGGCCCATTGTTTACAGCCAAATTATTGCAAATTAGCGATCGCCAATTTACATTACTGATGAATATGCACCACATTATCAGTGATGGTTGGTCAATGGGTGTTTTTATGCGGGAATTATGGCAAGCTTACACCGCTTTTAACCAAGGTCAAACCCCAAATTTGCCTCCTTTACCTATTCAATATAGTGACTATGCAGCTTGGCAGCGTAACTGGTTACAAGGAGAAGTTTTAGACCGACAAATTAATTATTGGCAAAATCAACTTAATGATGCTCCTCCTTTATTAGAATTACCTACAGATTATCCTCGTCCCGCAGAACAAAGTTATCATGGCGATCGCTATACATTTTCTCTCTCATCAGAATTAAGCACATCTGTAAAAACTTTTAGTCAACAACAAGGTGTCAGTCTCTATATGACTTTGTTGGCAACTTTAAGTATTTTACTGGCTCGTTATAGTCGTCAAAATGATTTGTGTATTGGTTCTCCCATTGCTAACCGCACCCATGCTCAAACTGAAGGATTAATTGGCTTTTTTGTTAATACTTTGGTAATGCGAAATCAAATCAATTGGCAACAAAGTTTTATTGATTTATTACAACAAACTCGTCAAACTTGTTTAGATGCTTATGCCCATCAAGATATTCCTTTTGAAGTTTTGGTAGAAAAGTTACAACCAGAAAGGAGTATGAGTTATAACCCTTTATTTCAGGTCATGTTTGCACTGGAAAATAACGAAAGTCCAGAGGTAAATTTACCAGGATTAAAGATGGAAATATTGGGAGTTAAGGGTGCAATATCCAAGTTTGATTTATCACTCTTGGTAATGGAAGAAAATAACCAATTAACCTGTTCTTGGGAATATGCCACAGACTTATTTGCCAGGGTGACAATTCAAAATATAGCTGAACAATTTGCAGTTCTACTCCAAGGAATTCTTGATAATTCTAATCAACCAATTTATACTTTTCCTTTGATGACAGCAACTCAACTATTACAGTTACAACGCTGGAATCAAACTCAAACCGAATATCCTCAAAACAAAACTTTAGTTGATTTATTTGCACAACAAGTAGAAAAACATCCTAATAATTTAGCTGTAGTTTTTGAATCCCAAAGTTTAACTTATCAACAATTAAATGAAAAATCAAATCAATTAGCTAATTATTTAATTGATAATTATCAAATTCAAGCAGATACATTAATTGGTATTTCTGTTGAACGTTCTTTAGAAATGATTATTGGTGTCCTTGGTATTCTTAAAGCTGGTGCTGCTTATGTACCAATTGACCCTAATTATCCCCAAGAACGGATTAATTTTATGTTAGCAGATTCGGGGATATCGGTATTATTAACTCAAAGTTTTTTATTAGATAAATTACCGTTATTAGATAATTCTATTGAGGTTTTTTGTTTGGATGATAGCTCACGCAAAGACGCAAAGACGCAAAGGGAAACAAGGAAAAATCAAGTTAAACTTAATAATTTAGCTTATGTTATTTATACTTCTGGTTCGACAGGAAAACCTAAAGGGGTAATGATTGAGCATCAAGCAATTGTTAATTTAGCTTTAGCTTGGACTGAAACATTTAAAATACAAAATCACAGTCGTTTACTTCAGTTTGGTTCTTTTAGTTTTGATTTATCTATTGGTGAAATTAGTACGGCTTTAGTTTCTGGTGCTTGTTTATATTTAGGAACTAAAGAAACTTTATTACCAGGTCACAGTTTAGTTGAGTTTTTAACTACACATAAAATTACCCATAGTTTTTTATCTCCTTCAGCTTTATCTGTTTTACCAAAGGTCAGTTTTCCTGATTTAAAGTGTATTACTGTAGGTGGTGAAGTTTGTAGTAATGAATTAGTTAGCAAATGGGGAACAGAACAAAGTTTATATAACTGCTATGGACCAACAGAATCTACAGTTATTGCTGCATTATACCTTTGTCAACCTAATGATAAAAAACCTGCCATTGGTAAACCAATTTCCAATACTCATATCTATATTTTAGATGCCAATAATCAACTTTTACCCCCAGGAATACCAGGAGAATTATGTATTGCTGGTGCAGGTTTAGCTAGAGGTTATCTCAATCGTCCTGAAATTACAGCAGAGAAATTTATTACAGTTGAATTATTTGGTAAAACTGAGAGAATTTATAAAACTGGTGATTTAGCAAAATGGAATCATGAGGGTAATTTAGAATATTTAGGACGTATTGACGATCTGATAAAATTAAGAGGTTTTAGGATTGAAATAGGAGAAATTGAAGCAGTTTTATTGCAACATCATTTAGTTCAAGAAGTAATTGTTACTTTACATAAAACTGATAACAATCAGAGTTTAATTGCTTATGTAATAGGAAATAATCATAATTTATCTACAGACTTTAAAAATAACCTCAAAAATTATCTCAAATCTCGCTTACCAGATTACATGATTCCGGCGCAAATTATTCTCTTAAAACAGTTACCTTTAACACCAAATGGGAAAATTGATCGGAAAAATTTACCGACTCCTAATATTAGATTGGCAAGTTTATATACAGCACCAGGTAACGAAATAGAACAAAAATTAGCGCAATTATGGTCTGCGGTTCTAGAACAGGAAAGAATAGGAATTTATGATAATTTCTTTGATTTAGGTGGTCATTCTTTATTAGCGGTAAAATTAATTAATCTGATTCAACAGGAGTTTAGCAAAAAACTTTCTTTGGGTAGTTTATTTCAAAATCCTACTATTTCTCAATTAGCAGAACAAATTAATAATAATGAATCTACTATATCTGAAAATTCTCATCCTGATTTACTAACACTTCAACCCCAAGGAAATGCAACCCCTATATTTTGTCTTCCTGGTGCAAATGCACATGGTTTCTATTTTCAAGACTTAGCTTTTAATTTAGGAGAACATCCAGTTTATAGCTTAGAAACTCCTGGAAGAGATGGAATGAGTGCAATTCCCAATTCAGTAGAAAATCATGCCAGTCAATTAATTGAAGTATTACATCAACAGCAAACGAAGAGTCCATACATACTTGTCGGATATTCTTCCGGTTGTGCGGTTGCTTTGGAAATGGCTTACCAATTAGAACAGCAAGGGGAAAAAGTCGGTTTACTTGCTATTTTAGATGCTGGTTTAGTTTCTCATCCACAATATTTAATTGATAGGCAAGAAATTGATTGGATTTGGCAATTACTCCAAAGAATTGAAGCCTTAAAAGGTGTTAATTTAGGTTTAAAATATGCTGATTTAGCTGCTCAAATTGATGATCAATCTCGTTGGGATTTAGCCGCTGAATTTTTATATAAACATCAAGTTTTACCAGAACATTCTAGTCTTTCTTTGCTGAAAATTAATATGCAAGTCATGAAAAATTTAACCCAAAATTACGCCAATTATCAACCTAAGTATCAAATTTCTGCGCCAATAGTGTTATTTCGTGCTGAGGAAAATCATGAAATTGTTTTACAAGAACTCCGAGCTATTTCCAATTATGATTTACCGGATTGGGGATGGCAAGCCTATACTCAAAAACCGATCCAGGTGATATCAGTACCAGGAAACCACGGACGAATGCTTTATGAACCAAATATCAAAATTTTATCCACACAATTAATGATGATGATTTCTTAA
- a CDS encoding 2-isopropylmalate synthase produces the protein MQTLPIKISDTTLRDGEQQVGLFFSYPTKHKLAHLIAQTGVHELCIMPCVCEQEAELVKSLVSAGLDSIVTADTMMGKNYIDHAKECGVKRIVLFHAVSDRLLFLRNPQVRLMSEYEGKTIDDDIPPQIINKVRQDAINLIVENLHYATKVAGLKVGFAAEDASRADFDFLVECIRSFSPYIEHFLLCDTVGILNPEKSYIWINDLLQSTTGVEFGLHYHNDMGLALENTLQSLIAGANLVSGTFCGIGERAGNVAIEQVLNGLKIRFGIEVEGINYDALADVTNYIEKLGVRPAPPYSQTAQSHQSGIHVNSLFRDPQSYAIFPHNDINIVFGKWSGVSNFQYLFEKQLHNPQPRTKYEKMRTIIKSLATEQERYFTANEVLEFWKDGIFE, from the coding sequence ATGCAAACTCTACCAATTAAAATTTCTGATACAACTCTACGGGATGGAGAACAACAAGTAGGCCTTTTTTTCTCCTATCCAACTAAACACAAATTAGCTCATTTAATTGCTCAAACCGGTGTCCATGAATTGTGTATCATGCCTTGTGTGTGTGAACAAGAAGCAGAGTTAGTCAAATCCTTAGTATCAGCAGGATTGGATAGTATAGTTACTGCTGATACAATGATGGGCAAAAATTACATTGATCACGCTAAGGAATGCGGAGTTAAGCGGATTGTTCTCTTCCATGCTGTTTCTGATCGTTTGCTGTTTTTGCGAAATCCTCAAGTCCGCTTGATGAGTGAATATGAAGGTAAAACCATTGATGATGATATTCCACCGCAGATCATTAATAAAGTTCGTCAAGATGCTATTAATTTGATTGTGGAAAATTTGCATTATGCAACAAAAGTCGCTGGATTAAAAGTTGGTTTTGCCGCTGAAGATGCTTCTAGAGCAGATTTTGATTTTTTAGTAGAATGTATTCGTTCATTTAGTCCTTATATTGAACATTTTCTACTATGTGATACTGTGGGGATTCTAAATCCAGAAAAGAGTTATATCTGGATTAATGATTTGCTTCAATCTACTACAGGAGTAGAGTTTGGGTTACATTATCACAATGATATGGGATTGGCATTGGAAAATACTCTCCAGTCTCTCATAGCCGGAGCAAATTTAGTATCAGGAACTTTTTGTGGAATTGGGGAAAGAGCGGGAAATGTTGCTATTGAGCAGGTTTTAAATGGTTTAAAAATCCGTTTTGGTATTGAAGTTGAAGGAATAAATTATGATGCTCTTGCTGATGTGACAAATTATATTGAAAAATTAGGAGTTCGTCCCGCACCTCCTTATTCTCAAACAGCACAAAGTCATCAATCAGGTATTCATGTTAATTCTTTGTTTCGTGATCCTCAGAGTTACGCTATATTCCCTCATAACGATATAAATATCGTCTTTGGTAAATGGAGTGGAGTTAGTAACTTTCAATATCTCTTTGAAAAGCAATTACACAATCCTCAACCCAGAACCAAGTACGAGAAAATGCGGACTATTATCAAATCACTAGCAACTGAACAAGAGCGATATTTTACAGCTAACGAAGTTTTAGAATTCTGGAAAGATGGTATCTTTGAGTAG
- a CDS encoding ATP-binding cassette domain-containing protein codes for MQATTVQDPKSKKEKSSSNNQLWQSLKAITGPYWYPTEANTRAFSDVLRSWVMLFIFIILVIGLVGVSAVDSFITRNLLDTLTQEKDLQKFFDILWLFVGSLLLTTIFLGLSKYVRKQIALDWYEWLNNYIVSKYLSNRAYYKINFKSDIENPDQQIAQEIEPLTTNSLNFLSTFLEKILEMITFLIILWSMAKWVAIAVIIYTILGNLVAGYLGRELNNIQQEELKSTADYSYSLTHIRNHAESIAFFQGEEQELNIIQKRFNKIIQNTKSKINWERTQDLFNRAYQAVLQIFPFLVFAPLQIQGQIDFGEISQASMACNLFSVALATLIREFATSGRYSSYIERVVALANALDKVNEQSENLSRINTIEEKRLAFENVTLQTPNYEQLIVENLSLSVQPGEGLLIVGPSGRGKSSLLRAIAGLWNSGTGLIVRPPLEEVLFLPQRPYIILGTLREQLTYPSIDRKISDRQIEEVLKQVNLQNLLSRIDGFDKEVPWENILSLGEQQRLAFARLLVTQPSFTILDEATSALDLKNEGNLYEQLKAAKTTFISVGHRESLFNYHEWVLELCQDSSWQLLTVKEYHQQKAQGIINNAAETPEITIDVLPSTESLTPSEISIESSENAESQIDVIENESVNNEPANLEISTDTTESSENAESQIDVIENESVNNEPTNTLEISTDTTTIGGLSHREMQALSGLKINTIRSKGSMGKTITTDDDSTYRYNKSSKVWMMV; via the coding sequence ATGCAAGCTACTACTGTTCAAGATCCAAAATCAAAAAAAGAAAAGTCTTCATCTAATAATCAACTTTGGCAAAGTCTCAAAGCTATCACGGGCCCCTACTGGTATCCTACTGAAGCAAATACTAGGGCATTTTCAGATGTACTTCGCTCTTGGGTAATGCTATTTATCTTTATCATCCTAGTCATAGGACTTGTGGGAGTCAGTGCTGTAGATAGTTTTATCACCCGCAATTTACTTGATACTCTTACTCAAGAAAAAGATTTACAGAAATTTTTTGATATTCTCTGGTTGTTTGTAGGTTCTCTACTCTTAACTACCATTTTTCTTGGACTTTCTAAATATGTCAGAAAACAAATTGCTTTAGACTGGTATGAATGGTTAAACAACTATATAGTCTCTAAATATTTAAGTAATCGTGCTTACTATAAAATAAATTTTAAATCCGATATTGAGAATCCAGATCAACAAATAGCTCAAGAAATAGAACCACTAACTACAAATTCTCTGAATTTTCTCTCTACTTTTTTAGAAAAAATTCTAGAAATGATTACGTTTTTGATCATTCTTTGGAGTATGGCTAAATGGGTAGCAATTGCTGTCATTATTTACACTATATTAGGTAATTTAGTGGCTGGTTATTTAGGTCGAGAGTTGAATAATATTCAGCAAGAAGAATTAAAATCTACAGCAGACTATAGTTATAGTTTAACTCATATTCGCAATCATGCTGAATCTATTGCTTTTTTCCAGGGAGAAGAACAAGAGTTAAATATTATTCAAAAGCGATTTAATAAAATTATTCAAAATACTAAAAGCAAAATTAATTGGGAACGAACCCAGGATTTATTTAATAGAGCATATCAAGCTGTATTGCAAATCTTCCCATTTCTAGTATTTGCACCTTTACAAATTCAAGGTCAAATAGATTTTGGTGAAATTAGTCAAGCTAGTATGGCTTGTAATTTGTTTTCCGTTGCTTTAGCGACGTTAATCAGAGAATTTGCCACTTCAGGACGTTATTCGAGTTATATTGAACGTGTAGTAGCATTGGCTAATGCTTTAGATAAAGTCAATGAACAGTCGGAAAATTTAAGTAGAATTAATACAATCGAAGAAAAGCGTTTGGCTTTTGAAAATGTGACTTTACAAACTCCTAACTATGAACAGCTAATTGTCGAAAATTTGTCATTATCTGTACAACCAGGAGAAGGGTTATTAATTGTTGGTCCGAGTGGTCGCGGAAAAAGTTCTCTGTTACGAGCGATTGCTGGTTTATGGAATTCAGGAACTGGTCTTATAGTCCGGCCTCCTTTAGAAGAAGTCTTATTTTTACCCCAACGTCCTTATATCATTTTGGGAACTTTACGGGAACAATTAACCTATCCCAGCATAGACCGCAAGATCAGCGATCGCCAAATTGAGGAAGTTTTAAAACAAGTTAATCTCCAAAATTTATTAAGTCGGATAGATGGTTTTGATAAAGAAGTTCCTTGGGAAAATATCCTCTCATTAGGAGAACAACAACGTCTAGCATTTGCCAGACTGTTAGTTACTCAACCTAGCTTTACAATTTTAGATGAAGCTACCAGTGCCTTAGATTTAAAAAATGAAGGTAATTTATATGAACAATTAAAAGCAGCAAAAACTACATTTATTAGTGTTGGTCACAGAGAAAGTTTATTCAACTATCATGAATGGGTTTTGGAATTATGCCAAGATTCTAGTTGGCAACTTTTAACAGTCAAAGAATATCATCAACAAAAAGCTCAAGGAATTATCAATAATGCTGCGGAAACTCCAGAAATTACCATAGATGTTTTACCAAGCACTGAATCTCTTACTCCATCAGAAATATCTATAGAGTCTTCGGAAAATGCAGAATCACAAATAGATGTAATAGAAAATGAATCTGTAAATAATGAACCGGCGAACTTAGAAATATCCACAGATACCACAGAGTCTTCGGAAAATGCAGAATCACAAATAGATGTAATAGAAAATGAATCTGTAAATAATGAACCGACGAACACTCTAGAAATATCTACAGATACCACAACAATTGGAGGTCTTTCTCATCGAGAAATGCAAGCATTATCAGGCTTAAAAATTAATACTATTAGAAGTAAGGGTAGTATGGGTAAGACTATTACGACTGATGATGATTCTACCTACCGCTACAACAAAAGTTCAAAGGTGTGGATGATGGTTTAG
- a CDS encoding MvdC family ATP-grasp ribosomal peptide maturase: MHISKDIVLLITHSGDFFTIDRVAEALTKKGVQPFRLDTDKFPLEVQLTAHFDQSKTYHTLEYNNQLISTEQVKAVWMRRVWEPQFGQELAPKFREACIRESKATLNGFWDSLREARWVDYLERMDAASDKLRQLRVASEVGFQIPQTLITNKAEAAREFFQQVNGKMVSKLLTALSRTMEATSFFFYTSTVKEEDLQDAESLRYCPMVFQEQIPKKSELRVIYVNGQVFVGALEADVYANAKADWRKPGVEIGAWRHHQLPDEILRRLQIFMGKFGLSYGALDFIVTPSDEYVFLEVNPGGEWGMIERDLDLPIADAIANTLLS, from the coding sequence ATGCACATATCCAAAGACATTGTTTTATTAATTACCCATAGTGGTGATTTCTTCACAATAGATAGAGTTGCAGAAGCCTTAACCAAAAAAGGAGTGCAACCATTTCGTCTCGATACAGATAAATTTCCCTTAGAAGTGCAATTAACAGCACATTTTGATCAGTCGAAAACTTATCATACCCTAGAATATAACAACCAATTAATCAGCACCGAACAAGTTAAAGCTGTATGGATGCGTCGGGTATGGGAACCTCAATTTGGTCAAGAATTAGCACCTAAATTTCGAGAAGCTTGTATTAGAGAATCAAAAGCCACCTTAAATGGTTTTTGGGATAGCCTCAGAGAAGCGCGTTGGGTAGATTATTTAGAACGAATGGATGCAGCAAGTGATAAACTCCGACAACTCAGAGTTGCATCAGAAGTAGGTTTTCAAATTCCTCAAACTCTCATTACCAACAAAGCTGAAGCAGCAAGGGAATTTTTTCAACAAGTCAACGGCAAAATGGTGAGCAAATTATTAACTGCTCTTTCCCGCACCATGGAAGCAACATCTTTCTTTTTTTACACCAGCACAGTCAAAGAAGAAGACTTACAAGATGCGGAATCATTGCGTTATTGTCCCATGGTTTTTCAGGAACAAATTCCTAAAAAATCGGAATTGCGGGTAATTTATGTGAATGGTCAAGTATTTGTAGGCGCATTAGAAGCTGATGTTTATGCAAATGCTAAAGCAGACTGGCGTAAACCAGGAGTAGAAATAGGTGCATGGAGACACCATCAACTACCTGACGAAATTTTACGTCGTTTGCAAATATTCATGGGTAAATTTGGTTTGTCCTATGGAGCATTAGATTTTATCGTTACTCCATCAGATGAATATGTATTTTTAGAAGTCAACCCAGGAGGAGAATGGGGGATGATCGAGAGAGATTTAGACTTACCAATTGCCGATGCGATCGCCAATACCCTTCTTTCCTAA
- a CDS encoding MvdD family ATP-grasp ribosomal peptide maturase: MTVLIVTFSQDNESIPLVIKEIEARGEKAFRFDTDRYPTEVKLDIYCGDTEKVIITDGENKLDLSEVSSVWYRRMRYGAKIPQTMEKQFRDASVEECRRTVRGMIASLKAFHFDKMSNVDITNHKQLQLQVARQLGLDIPRTLTSNNSEAVRQFASEFPEHGIVTKMLSSFAIYGDKNEEMVVFTSPVTEDDLNNMEGLCYCPMTFQENIPKSVELRTTIVGHHVFTAAVDSQSLSGSTYDWRKEGRNLAKNWQPYELPEDIEKKLLQLMAHFGLNYGAIDIIVTPDGRYVFLEINPVGEFFWMEVYPPNFPISSAIAEILLTGRN, encoded by the coding sequence ATGACAGTCCTAATAGTCACCTTTAGCCAAGATAATGAAAGCATTCCTTTAGTCATCAAAGAAATAGAAGCTAGAGGAGAAAAAGCCTTTCGTTTTGATACCGATAGATACCCCACAGAAGTAAAACTAGATATTTATTGTGGTGATACAGAAAAAGTAATTATTACTGATGGTGAAAACAAGTTAGATTTGAGTGAAGTTTCCTCAGTTTGGTATCGGCGGATGCGTTATGGGGCAAAAATTCCCCAAACAATGGAAAAGCAATTTAGAGATGCTTCTGTAGAAGAATGTCGCCGGACTGTGAGGGGAATGATAGCCAGTTTAAAAGCCTTTCATTTTGATAAAATGTCCAATGTTGATATCACCAATCATAAACAATTACAACTGCAAGTAGCAAGGCAATTAGGATTAGATATTCCCCGGACATTAACATCTAATAATTCAGAAGCAGTCAGACAATTTGCATCTGAATTTCCAGAACATGGCATAGTCACAAAAATGCTATCTTCCTTTGCTATTTATGGTGATAAAAACGAAGAAATGGTAGTTTTTACCAGTCCTGTAACAGAGGATGATTTGAATAATATGGAAGGATTGTGTTATTGTCCTATGACCTTCCAAGAAAACATCCCCAAGTCTGTAGAATTAAGAACAACAATTGTTGGACATCATGTATTTACTGCTGCCGTAGATTCTCAAAGTTTATCAGGATCTACCTATGATTGGCGTAAAGAAGGAAGAAACTTAGCCAAGAATTGGCAACCTTATGAATTGCCAGAAGATATTGAGAAAAAACTCCTGCAACTAATGGCCCATTTTGGCTTAAATTATGGGGCAATTGATATTATTGTCACTCCCGATGGACGTTATGTTTTCTTAGAAATTAATCCTGTGGGTGAGTTTTTCTGGATGGAAGTATATCCACCAAATTTCCCAATTTCTAGTGCGATCGCGGAAATCTTACTCACTGGTAGGAATTGA